AAGATTAATATTTAAAAGGAGAACAAAATGTTAGAAGAAATTTATACTGAAACAAAAGAGCATATGGAAAAGTCTATTGAAGCTTTAAGAAGAGACTACAAAAGTTTAAGAACGGGAAAAGTATCAACTTCAATATTAGATGGAATTAAAGTTAGTTATTATGGAACACCAACTGAATTAAACCAAGTTGCTTCTGTACTATCACCAGATGCAACAACAATAGTTATATCACCATGGGAAAAAAATCTTGTTCAAGATATTGAAAAAGCTATAAATGAAGCTAATATTGGAGTAAATCCAAATAATGATGGAGAAGCAGTTAAGTTGTATTTCCCTCCTATGACTGTTGAGCAAAGACATGAAGCTGCAAAACAAGCAAAAGGTATGACAGATAATGCAAAAGTTGCAATTAGAAATGTAAGAAAACATGCGAATGATAAAGTAAAAGTATTACATAAAGATAAAGAAATAACTGATGATGAAAATAAAAAAGCATTAGATGAAATTCAAAAAATTACTGATTCATATGTAACAAAAGCAGATGATACATTTAAAAATAAAGAACAAGAAATTTTAACGGTATAATTGAATGAATGTAGAACAAATATATAAAGACTCACAAGCATTGTTAGAAGGTCACTTTAAATTAAGTAGTGGTAACCACTCAAAATTTTATTTACAATCAGCAAAAGTTTTAGAAGATCCTAAAACTGCAAAGGTTTTAGCACAAGCTTTAGCAAAACAAATAAAAGATAGTAACATCAAAATTGATGCAGTATGTTCTCCAGCACTAGGTGGTCTTGTAGCAGGTTTTGCATTAGCAACTGCACTTGATGTAAGATTTATCTTTGCAGAACGTGTTGAAAAAGAGATGACTATTAGAAGAGGTTTTGAGGTACAAGAAGGTGAAAATTATATTATCTGTGAAGATATTATAACAACAGGTGGTTCAGCTCTTGAAGCCGCAAAACAAATAGAAAACAATGGTGGAAATGTTGTTGCGTATGCAGCTCTTGCAAATAGAGGTTTTTGTTCAAGACAAGGAAGTAATATTAAAGCAAAAGAAAACTGTAAATTACCACTTGATAAACCACTTTTTGCACTTGAAGATTTTACATTTGAGATATATTCTCCAGAAGAGTGTCCAATGTGTAAAGAAGGAAGTGTAGCATACAAGCCAGGAAGTAGAGGAAACTAAGTTTATGAGATGGAGAGATGTAAAACATAATAAAACTAATAAACAAGAGACAATTATCAAAGAAGATAATTCAAACCCTTGTGCATCTCTTTTTTCTAGATTTAAATCCTTTCTAACTGATTCATTTTTAATAACTACTCCTATTACTTACTTAGTAATATACTTAGTTTTAAACGGAGGAGAAGATTTTGCCCAAAATAGAGCTTATGGGTGGAGTCTGATTCTTGGTATTAGTGCAGTTATAATTTTATTTTTTTGGTATGTGAAACAACAAACACCAGGAATGAAAGCTTACTCTTTAAAAATTGTAACTTTAAAGTATCAGAAAATAACTTTTTTACAAGCAGCCTTAAGATATATTGCTACATTAGTTTCAATTATTTCTATTTTCTTAATGTTTTTACCTTTTTTACATAAACAAAAAAAGAGTTTTCAGGATTTGATATCAAGAACAATTATAATTGATGAATAATCTCAATGCTTTTTTTTAGTATATCTGCATTTTATTTTTTTTACTTTGCAGCAGTTGGTATTTATGTTATATTTTTACCAAAGGTATTACAAGATGTAGGATATGATGCTCTTGATATAGGTTTTATACTTGCACTTGCTCCTTTAATGAGATTTGCAACTCCTTTTTTATTCTTAAAACATATAAACTTAAATCAAACGGTTTTTAAAATTGCTTTATTTACATCAATATTCTG
The window above is part of the Malaciobacter marinus genome. Proteins encoded here:
- the frr gene encoding ribosome recycling factor produces the protein MLEEIYTETKEHMEKSIEALRRDYKSLRTGKVSTSILDGIKVSYYGTPTELNQVASVLSPDATTIVISPWEKNLVQDIEKAINEANIGVNPNNDGEAVKLYFPPMTVEQRHEAAKQAKGMTDNAKVAIRNVRKHANDKVKVLHKDKEITDDENKKALDEIQKITDSYVTKADDTFKNKEQEILTV
- a CDS encoding RDD family protein, translated to MRWRDVKHNKTNKQETIIKEDNSNPCASLFSRFKSFLTDSFLITTPITYLVIYLVLNGGEDFAQNRAYGWSLILGISAVIILFFWYVKQQTPGMKAYSLKIVTLKYQKITFLQAALRYIATLVSIISIFLMFLPFLHKQKKSFQDLISRTIIIDE
- the pyrE gene encoding orotate phosphoribosyltransferase, with the translated sequence MNVEQIYKDSQALLEGHFKLSSGNHSKFYLQSAKVLEDPKTAKVLAQALAKQIKDSNIKIDAVCSPALGGLVAGFALATALDVRFIFAERVEKEMTIRRGFEVQEGENYIICEDIITTGGSALEAAKQIENNGGNVVAYAALANRGFCSRQGSNIKAKENCKLPLDKPLFALEDFTFEIYSPEECPMCKEGSVAYKPGSRGN